In a single window of the Manis pentadactyla isolate mManPen7 chromosome 14, mManPen7.hap1, whole genome shotgun sequence genome:
- the PGAM5 gene encoding serine/threonine-protein phosphatase PGAM5, mitochondrial isoform X1: MAFRKALQLAVCGLAGGSAAVLFSAVAVGKPRAGGDAETRVVEPPAWAGAARPGPGVWDSNWDKREPLSLVNLRKRNLESGEELASRLDHYKAKATRHIFLIRHSQYHTDASLAKDRTLTPLGREQAELTGLRLASLGLKFNKIVHSSMTRAVETTDIISKHLPGVCKVSTDLLREGAPIEPDPPVSDWKPEAVQYYEDGARIEAAFRNYIHRADTKQQEDSYEIFICHANVIRYIVCRALQFPPEGWLRLSLNNGSITHLVVRPDGRVALRTLGDTGFMPPDKISRS, encoded by the exons ATGGCGTTCAGGAAGGCGCTGCAGCTGGCGGTGTGTGGCCTGGCCGGAGGCTCAGCAGCTGTACTTTTCTCGGCTGTGGCGGTGGGCAAGCCTCGCGCGGGCGGTGACGCGGAGACTCGCGTGGTCGAGCCGCCGGCGTGGGCGGGGGCCGCGCGCCCCGGTCCCGGCGTCTGGGACTCCAATTGGGATAA GCGAGAACCACTGTCCCTGGTCAACCTGCGGAAGAGGAACCTGGAATCTGGAGAAGAACTGGCATCCAGGCTGGACCACTACAAAGCCAAAGCCACACGGCATATCTTCCTCATCAGGCACTCCCAGTACCACACAGATGCCTCCCTGGCAAAGGACCGCACTCTGACGCCCCTGG GTCGTGAACAGGCTGAACTAACTGGTCTCCGACTTGCAAGCTTGGGGTTAAAGTTTAATAAAATTGTCCATTCCTCCATGACCCGTGCAGTAGAAACCACTGACATCATTAGCAAACACCTGCCAG GGGTCTGCAAGGTCAGCACAGACCTGCTGAGGGAAGGTGCCCCCATCGAGCCTGACCCGCCTGTGTCCGACTGGAAGCCCGAagctgtg CAGTATTACGAAGATGGAGCCCGGATTGAGGCCGCCTTCCGGAACTATATCCACCGGGCGGACACCAAGCAGCAGGAGGACAGTTACGAGATCTTCATCTGCCACGCCAATGTCATCCGCTACATCGTGTGTCG GGCACTGCAGTTTCCTCCAGAAGGCTGGCTTCGCCTCTCCCTCAACAACGGCAGCATCACCCACCTGGTGGTCCGGCCCGATGGCCGAGTGGCGCTCAGGACCCTTGGGGACACGGGGTTCATGCCTCCTGACAAAATCTCCCGCTCCTGA
- the PGAM5 gene encoding serine/threonine-protein phosphatase PGAM5, mitochondrial isoform X2 produces MAFRKALQLAVCGLAGGSAAVLFSAVAVGKPRAGGDAETRVVEPPAWAGAARPGPGVWDSNWDKREPLSLVNLRKRNLESGEELASRLDHYKAKATRHIFLIRHSQYHTDASLAKDRTLTPLGREQAELTGLRLASLGLKFNKIVHSSMTRAVETTDIISKHLPGVCKVSTDLLREGAPIEPDPPVSDWKPEAVYYEDGARIEAAFRNYIHRADTKQQEDSYEIFICHANVIRYIVCRALQFPPEGWLRLSLNNGSITHLVVRPDGRVALRTLGDTGFMPPDKISRS; encoded by the exons ATGGCGTTCAGGAAGGCGCTGCAGCTGGCGGTGTGTGGCCTGGCCGGAGGCTCAGCAGCTGTACTTTTCTCGGCTGTGGCGGTGGGCAAGCCTCGCGCGGGCGGTGACGCGGAGACTCGCGTGGTCGAGCCGCCGGCGTGGGCGGGGGCCGCGCGCCCCGGTCCCGGCGTCTGGGACTCCAATTGGGATAA GCGAGAACCACTGTCCCTGGTCAACCTGCGGAAGAGGAACCTGGAATCTGGAGAAGAACTGGCATCCAGGCTGGACCACTACAAAGCCAAAGCCACACGGCATATCTTCCTCATCAGGCACTCCCAGTACCACACAGATGCCTCCCTGGCAAAGGACCGCACTCTGACGCCCCTGG GTCGTGAACAGGCTGAACTAACTGGTCTCCGACTTGCAAGCTTGGGGTTAAAGTTTAATAAAATTGTCCATTCCTCCATGACCCGTGCAGTAGAAACCACTGACATCATTAGCAAACACCTGCCAG GGGTCTGCAAGGTCAGCACAGACCTGCTGAGGGAAGGTGCCCCCATCGAGCCTGACCCGCCTGTGTCCGACTGGAAGCCCGAagctgtg TATTACGAAGATGGAGCCCGGATTGAGGCCGCCTTCCGGAACTATATCCACCGGGCGGACACCAAGCAGCAGGAGGACAGTTACGAGATCTTCATCTGCCACGCCAATGTCATCCGCTACATCGTGTGTCG GGCACTGCAGTTTCCTCCAGAAGGCTGGCTTCGCCTCTCCCTCAACAACGGCAGCATCACCCACCTGGTGGTCCGGCCCGATGGCCGAGTGGCGCTCAGGACCCTTGGGGACACGGGGTTCATGCCTCCTGACAAAATCTCCCGCTCCTGA
- the PXMP2 gene encoding peroxisomal membrane protein 2 isoform X1 codes for MAPGASKLRAEVGLGALPRRALAQYLRLLQFYPVLTKAASSGILSALGNFLAQMIEKKRKKENCFQKLDVSEPLRYAIYGFFFTGPLSHFFYLFMEHWIPSEVPWAGVKRLLLDRLVFAPAFLLLFFTVMNFLEGRDAAAFAAGVRRRFWPALRTNWQVWTPVQFVNVNYVPLQFRVLFANVVALFWYAYLASLDSSMSLWIRLFSFKKSFY; via the exons ATGGCGCCAGGGGCGTCGAAGCTGCGGGCCGAGGTCGGGCTCGGGGCGCTTCCGCGGCGGGCGCTTGCGCAGTACTTGCGCCTCCTGCAGTTCTACCCAGTGCTCACTAAGGCGGCCAGCAG TGGCATTCTGTCAGCACTTGGGAACTTCCTGGCCCAGATGATTGAGAAGAAacggaaaaaagaaaactgctttcAAAAACTAGATGTCAGCGAGCCActcagatatgccatttatgg GTTCTTCTTCACAGGGCCACTGAGTCACTTCTTCTACCTCTTCATGGAGCACTGGATCCCTTCTGAGGTCCCCTGGGCAGGGGTCAAGCGGCTCCTCCTGGACCGCCTCGTCTTTGCACCAGCCTTCCTGCTATTGTTCTTCACCGTCATGAACTTCCTGGAG GGCAGGGACGCGGCCGCCTTCGCCGCTGGCGTGAGGAGACGCTTCTGGCCGGCGCTGCGCACCAACTGGCAGGTCTGGACCCCGGTTCAGTTCGTCAACGTCAACTATGTGCCTCTGCAG TTCCGGGTGCTTTTTGCAAACGTGGTGGCTCTGTTCTGGTATGCCTACCTGGCTTCTCTGG ACTCAAGTATGTCCTTGTGGATtcgtcttttttcttttaaaaaatctttttactAA
- the PXMP2 gene encoding peroxisomal membrane protein 2 isoform X2, translated as MAPGASKLRAEVGLGALPRRALAQYLRLLQFYPVLTKAASSGILSALGNFLAQMIEKKRKKENCFQKLDVSEPLRYAIYGFFFTGPLSHFFYLFMEHWIPSEVPWAGVKRLLLDRLVFAPAFLLLFFTVMNFLEGRDAAAFAAGVRRRFWPALRTNWQVWTPVQFVNVNYVPLQFRVLFANVVALFWYAYLASLGK; from the exons ATGGCGCCAGGGGCGTCGAAGCTGCGGGCCGAGGTCGGGCTCGGGGCGCTTCCGCGGCGGGCGCTTGCGCAGTACTTGCGCCTCCTGCAGTTCTACCCAGTGCTCACTAAGGCGGCCAGCAG TGGCATTCTGTCAGCACTTGGGAACTTCCTGGCCCAGATGATTGAGAAGAAacggaaaaaagaaaactgctttcAAAAACTAGATGTCAGCGAGCCActcagatatgccatttatgg GTTCTTCTTCACAGGGCCACTGAGTCACTTCTTCTACCTCTTCATGGAGCACTGGATCCCTTCTGAGGTCCCCTGGGCAGGGGTCAAGCGGCTCCTCCTGGACCGCCTCGTCTTTGCACCAGCCTTCCTGCTATTGTTCTTCACCGTCATGAACTTCCTGGAG GGCAGGGACGCGGCCGCCTTCGCCGCTGGCGTGAGGAGACGCTTCTGGCCGGCGCTGCGCACCAACTGGCAGGTCTGGACCCCGGTTCAGTTCGTCAACGTCAACTATGTGCCTCTGCAG TTCCGGGTGCTTTTTGCAAACGTGGTGGCTCTGTTCTGGTATGCCTACCTGGCTTCTCTGGGAAAGTGA